In the Gemmatimonadota bacterium genome, one interval contains:
- a CDS encoding insulinase family protein: protein MTEPTGVQRTVLGNGLTVVSEFMPGVRSVSIGAWVRIASVHEPRPLMGVSHLLEHMVFKGTRRRSAKDIAMSLENLGGSLDAYTSREHTAFQARVLDEHLVQAADVLGDLIFSPALRESDLQLERKVVLEEIAMVDDTPDDLVFELHNELLWGEHPYGYSILGTRDTVASLGVADLRALHGRGYQPRHIVVAAAGNVEHERLLEALRLTGWEDVARGDDDPAVPPAPVAAPPGVRHVERDGAQTQIVFGVPTVRYGDPRRYAVSLASTLLGGGMSSRLFQRVREEMGLAYSVSSFHSYHTDSGTHGVYLATSPETAKLATDAVHEEMRAVAEQGFTAEEVAAGRGQLKGQITLSLESSSSRMYRAAATELYGEPYRPIDDVLSQIDAIRDEEVAAMAAAYFVPELQTVLSLGPGPGTA, encoded by the coding sequence ATGACCGAGCCGACGGGAGTCCAGCGCACCGTTCTGGGCAACGGCCTTACCGTAGTGTCGGAGTTCATGCCAGGCGTTCGATCGGTTTCGATCGGCGCCTGGGTTCGTATTGCGTCGGTGCACGAGCCGCGGCCGCTGATGGGGGTGTCGCACCTCCTCGAGCACATGGTGTTCAAGGGGACGCGCCGGCGCAGTGCGAAGGACATCGCGATGTCGCTGGAGAACCTCGGCGGGTCGCTCGACGCGTATACGTCGCGGGAGCACACGGCCTTCCAGGCGCGCGTGCTCGATGAGCACCTGGTGCAGGCGGCGGACGTGCTGGGGGACCTGATCTTCTCGCCGGCGCTCCGCGAGAGCGACCTGCAGCTCGAGCGCAAGGTCGTACTGGAGGAGATCGCGATGGTGGATGACACCCCCGACGACCTCGTGTTCGAGCTGCATAACGAGTTGCTGTGGGGCGAGCATCCGTACGGCTATTCGATCCTCGGGACCCGCGACACCGTGGCGTCGTTAGGCGTGGCCGACCTGAGGGCGCTCCACGGGCGCGGGTACCAGCCGCGCCACATCGTGGTGGCGGCGGCCGGCAACGTGGAACACGAGCGCCTGCTCGAGGCGCTGCGCCTGACCGGGTGGGAGGATGTCGCGCGCGGTGACGACGACCCCGCGGTCCCGCCGGCTCCCGTCGCGGCCCCGCCGGGGGTGCGCCATGTGGAGCGCGACGGGGCACAGACGCAGATCGTCTTCGGCGTCCCCACGGTGCGCTATGGCGACCCGCGGCGCTACGCCGTCTCGCTGGCCTCCACGCTGCTCGGCGGGGGGATGAGTTCGCGCCTCTTCCAGCGCGTGCGTGAGGAGATGGGGTTGGCGTACTCGGTCTCGTCGTTCCACAGTTACCACACCGACTCCGGGACGCACGGCGTGTATCTCGCCACGTCGCCCGAGACCGCGAAACTCGCCACTGATGCGGTCCACGAGGAGATGCGCGCCGTGGCGGAGCAGGGATTCACCGCCGAGGAAGTGGCGGCGGGACGGGGGCAACTGAAGGGGCAGATCACGCTGTCGCTCGAGAGCTCGTCCTCGCGGATGTACCGCGCGGCGGCGACGGAGCTGTACGGCGAGCCGTATCGTCCGATCGACGACGTGTTGTCGCAGATCGACGCCATCCGGGACGAGGAGGTCGCTGCGATGGCGGCCGCCTACTTCGTGCCCGAACTGCAAACCGTGCTGAGCCTCGGCCCCGGGCCGGGGACGGCCTGA
- the dut gene encoding dUTP diphosphatase yields the protein MSTPPLSVRIQRLAHNPDLPLPARQTSESAGYDVCSCEADFVLAPGERRALATGFAFALPPGVEMQVRPRSGLALKHGITLPNSPGTIDPDYRGELKVIVLHAGTEPLRIARGDRIAQLIFARFESPVLLESASLESTARGAGGFGSTGVSIGGTGGSTGSGTSDASQGGASERASG from the coding sequence ATGAGCACCCCGCCACTTTCCGTGCGCATTCAGCGGCTCGCGCACAACCCCGACTTGCCGCTGCCGGCCAGACAAACGAGCGAAAGCGCCGGCTACGATGTGTGTTCCTGCGAGGCGGACTTCGTGCTTGCACCTGGCGAGAGGCGCGCCCTGGCGACCGGCTTTGCCTTCGCGCTGCCGCCGGGCGTGGAGATGCAGGTGCGGCCGCGCTCCGGGTTGGCACTCAAGCACGGCATCACGCTCCCAAACTCTCCGGGGACGATTGATCCCGACTATCGCGGGGAGCTCAAGGTGATCGTCCTGCACGCCGGGACGGAGCCGTTGCGCATCGCGCGCGGGGATCGCATCGCGCAGCTGATCTTTGCCCGGTTCGAGTCGCCGGTGTTGCTGGAGTCCGCGTCGCTCGAGTCGACGGCGCGCGGTGCCGGCGGCTTCGGGAGCACGGGGGTCAGCATCGGCGGGACGGGGGGCTCGACGGGCAGCGGCACGAGCGACGCGTCGCAGGGCGGGGCGAGCGAGCGCGCGAGCGGCTGA
- a CDS encoding polyribonucleotide nucleotidyltransferase: MQRIEKTFAGRRLVIETGRMAKQAAGSAVVTFGETMVLAAVTVSDNKSPLPFFPLTVEYKEKTYAAGKIPGGFIKREGRPHDHEILACRIIDRSIRPLFPEGFQNEVQVFVYVISADQENDAEVLGLLAVSYALAASKIPWNGPIAGVRVGRVQDKWILNPTYQQLEYSDLEIVVAGSADSIVMVEGGANEVSEADALDALTVGHKGIKELIGYQHELLATGRADKMAWVKTEVPAEVMAAVKKEAEKRIGDAINQKEKHTRIQAVEAIKKEAKEKLVAEKPEWAPFVGNVLGDLEYNALRGQVLSSGRRVDGRKPTEVRDISIDTSVLPRAHGSALFTRGQTQALVACTLGTADDVQRLDSLKDKSETTKSFMLHYNFPPFSTGEVRMLRGTSRREIGHGNLAERALQAVLPPFEEFPYTLRIVSDIMESNGSSSMASVCGGSLALFDAGVPTRAAVAGVAMGLIKEGDKYAILTDILGTEDHLGDMDFKVAGTEAGITSIQMDIKIEGLSLKIMKEALAQAREGRLHILGEMNKALSAHREDLSPYAPRIITLSINPEKIGDLIGPKGKTIRGIQEETGAEITVDDSGLVTIAAVGGESMDRARQMVMAITAEPIVGETYEGTVKTVTAFGAFIEIMPGSEGLLHVSEMKHTRVEKPEDVVKKGDRVTVKLIDRDERGRLRLSMKALLPKPEGMEEQPASEGGEGGGDEGGDRGERRDRGPRRSGGGDRGRRGR; the protein is encoded by the coding sequence ATGCAACGCATCGAAAAGACCTTCGCGGGCCGCCGCCTCGTCATCGAGACCGGTCGCATGGCCAAGCAGGCCGCCGGTTCGGCCGTCGTGACCTTTGGCGAGACGATGGTGCTCGCCGCCGTCACCGTCAGCGACAACAAGTCGCCGCTCCCCTTCTTCCCACTCACGGTCGAGTACAAGGAGAAGACCTACGCGGCGGGCAAGATCCCCGGCGGCTTCATCAAGCGCGAAGGGCGCCCGCACGACCACGAGATCCTGGCGTGCCGGATCATCGACCGGTCCATCCGGCCGCTCTTCCCGGAAGGCTTCCAGAACGAAGTGCAGGTCTTCGTCTACGTCATCTCCGCCGACCAGGAGAACGACGCCGAAGTCCTCGGCCTCCTCGCCGTCTCCTACGCGCTCGCCGCGTCCAAGATCCCGTGGAACGGCCCGATCGCTGGCGTGCGCGTCGGCCGCGTCCAGGACAAGTGGATCCTCAACCCCACCTACCAGCAGCTCGAGTACTCTGACCTCGAGATCGTCGTCGCCGGCTCGGCTGACTCGATCGTCATGGTCGAAGGGGGGGCCAACGAAGTGAGCGAGGCCGATGCCCTCGACGCGCTCACCGTCGGGCACAAGGGGATCAAGGAACTCATCGGCTACCAGCACGAGCTGCTCGCGACGGGACGCGCCGACAAGATGGCGTGGGTCAAGACCGAGGTGCCGGCTGAAGTGATGGCCGCGGTCAAGAAGGAAGCCGAGAAGCGCATCGGCGACGCGATCAACCAGAAGGAAAAGCACACGCGCATCCAGGCCGTCGAGGCCATCAAGAAGGAAGCGAAGGAGAAGCTCGTCGCCGAGAAGCCCGAATGGGCGCCGTTCGTCGGCAACGTCCTGGGCGATCTCGAGTACAACGCCCTGCGCGGGCAGGTGCTCTCCAGCGGACGTCGCGTCGACGGCCGCAAGCCGACCGAAGTGCGCGACATTTCCATCGACACGTCGGTCCTGCCCCGGGCCCACGGCTCGGCGCTCTTCACGCGTGGCCAGACGCAGGCGCTCGTCGCCTGCACGTTAGGCACCGCCGACGACGTGCAGCGCCTCGACTCGCTCAAGGACAAGAGCGAGACCACGAAGTCGTTCATGCTGCACTACAACTTCCCGCCGTTCTCGACGGGTGAAGTGCGCATGCTGCGCGGCACCTCGCGTCGCGAGATCGGTCACGGCAACCTGGCCGAGCGTGCGTTGCAGGCGGTCCTCCCGCCGTTCGAGGAGTTCCCGTACACGCTGCGCATCGTCTCCGACATCATGGAGTCCAACGGCTCCTCGTCGATGGCCTCGGTCTGCGGTGGCTCGCTGGCGCTCTTCGATGCCGGCGTCCCGACTCGTGCCGCCGTCGCCGGCGTCGCGATGGGGCTCATCAAGGAAGGGGACAAGTACGCGATCCTGACCGACATCCTCGGCACCGAGGATCACCTGGGCGACATGGACTTCAAGGTCGCGGGCACCGAGGCCGGCATCACGTCGATCCAGATGGACATCAAGATCGAGGGGCTCTCGCTCAAGATCATGAAGGAAGCGCTCGCGCAGGCCCGCGAGGGTCGCCTGCACATCCTCGGCGAGATGAACAAGGCGCTCAGCGCGCATCGCGAGGACCTCTCGCCATACGCGCCGCGCATCATCACGCTCTCGATCAACCCCGAGAAGATCGGCGACCTGATCGGGCCCAAGGGGAAGACGATCCGCGGCATCCAGGAGGAGACGGGGGCCGAGATCACGGTCGACGACTCCGGGCTGGTCACCATTGCGGCTGTCGGTGGCGAGTCGATGGATCGCGCCCGCCAGATGGTCATGGCGATCACCGCCGAGCCGATCGTCGGCGAGACGTACGAAGGGACGGTCAAGACGGTCACGGCCTTCGGTGCCTTCATCGAGATCATGCCGGGCTCCGAGGGGCTCCTGCACGTCTCCGAGATGAAGCACACGCGCGTCGAGAAGCCGGAGGATGTGGTCAAGAAGGGCGACCGCGTCACGGTGAAGCTCATCGACCGCGACGAGCGCGGACGCCTGCGCCTGTCGATGAAGGCGCTCCTCCCCAAGCCGGAAGGGATGGAAGAACAGCCGGCGTCGGAGGGTGGCGAGGGCGGCGGTGACGAGGGCGGTGATCGCGGCGAGCGTCGTGATCGCGGTCCGCGCCGCAGCGGTGGTGGTGACCGCGGCCGTCGTGGTCGTTGA
- the rpsO gene encoding 30S ribosomal protein S15 has protein sequence MAFEKAATIAKYQTSEGDTGSTRVQVAVLTERINYLTDHFKTHKKDHHGRRGLLKMVGQRRRLLEYLKRQDVEGYRKVLGELGLRH, from the coding sequence ATGGCCTTTGAAAAAGCAGCGACGATCGCGAAGTACCAGACGAGCGAGGGAGACACGGGCTCCACTCGCGTGCAGGTAGCTGTGCTCACGGAGCGCATCAACTACCTCACCGATCACTTCAAGACGCACAAGAAGGATCATCACGGCCGCCGTGGGCTGCTGAAGATGGTCGGACAGCGCCGGAGACTTCTCGAGTACCTCAAGCGGCAGGATGTTGAGGGGTACCGGAAGGTTCTCGGTGAGCTCGGACTTCGCCACTAG
- a CDS encoding serine/threonine protein kinase: MPERYLGKSLGKYRVEELVGSGGFAWVYRGFDPELEIPVALKVLKPQFAGDPTFEERFRREASTAAKLRHPNIVKIYAVGRDGDAVYFAMDFLPTGLADKLEATPFLPEEFVVRVGIDVARALGFAHREGVVHRDIKVDNILFDSHGNAVVADFGIARAVSGYTNQTGTNMVVGTPQYFAPEQARAKPLDGRADIYSLGVSLYRAATGRLPFEGDDWYEIARQHVEDPPPSPRSINPAISPAFERVLVRCMAKHPDDRPATGEQLADELAAVLSAPHDAGARGVYMSPSDTPTLVTPLELVRSPKVWRRAAPATVVLIALVATAIVLSTRREEQQLAGAAAADSARRDSVPVVVSPADSNPVDSLRLADSTARADSVVARRDTVRPKPVVAPTVGRLSIAAPGTARVSVNGQAVSDGAWRNDSLKPGEYTVSASIPASSGCDWATVEEKVRVRAGGSHALTLSPRPCGTITINMLNVANGARFSVVSTDGGVKVEGALPRDGGIVVPTGEYRVTAQQPLCAPYSNESVTVVADRATRLTFRVICERG, from the coding sequence GTGCCTGAGCGCTATCTTGGAAAGTCGCTGGGAAAGTACCGGGTCGAAGAGCTCGTAGGCTCCGGCGGATTCGCGTGGGTGTACCGCGGATTCGATCCCGAACTGGAAATCCCTGTCGCCCTCAAGGTCCTCAAGCCGCAATTCGCCGGCGATCCCACCTTCGAGGAGCGGTTCCGACGCGAGGCGTCCACCGCCGCCAAGCTCCGCCACCCCAATATCGTGAAGATCTACGCCGTAGGCCGCGACGGCGACGCGGTCTACTTCGCGATGGATTTCCTCCCCACCGGGCTGGCCGACAAGCTCGAAGCCACCCCGTTCCTTCCCGAAGAATTCGTGGTCCGCGTGGGAATCGACGTCGCCCGCGCCCTCGGCTTCGCCCACCGGGAAGGGGTCGTGCACCGCGACATCAAGGTCGACAACATCCTGTTCGACTCCCACGGGAACGCCGTGGTGGCGGACTTTGGCATCGCCCGGGCCGTCTCCGGTTACACGAACCAGACCGGCACCAACATGGTGGTGGGGACGCCGCAGTACTTCGCCCCCGAGCAAGCCCGCGCCAAGCCGCTCGACGGGCGCGCCGACATCTACTCGCTGGGCGTCTCCCTCTATCGCGCCGCGACCGGCCGGCTCCCGTTCGAGGGGGACGACTGGTACGAGATCGCGCGCCAGCACGTCGAGGATCCCCCGCCCTCCCCCCGGAGCATCAACCCCGCGATCTCCCCGGCATTCGAACGGGTGCTCGTGCGGTGCATGGCCAAGCACCCGGACGATCGCCCCGCGACCGGCGAACAGCTAGCCGACGAGCTCGCGGCGGTCCTCAGCGCCCCCCACGACGCGGGAGCGCGCGGCGTCTACATGTCGCCGTCGGACACGCCGACGCTGGTGACCCCGCTCGAGCTGGTGCGATCGCCCAAGGTCTGGCGGCGAGCCGCCCCGGCCACGGTCGTCCTCATCGCACTCGTCGCCACCGCGATCGTTCTCTCCACTCGCCGAGAAGAGCAGCAACTGGCCGGCGCCGCCGCCGCCGATTCGGCGCGCCGCGACTCCGTTCCAGTCGTCGTCTCGCCGGCGGACTCCAACCCGGTCGACTCGCTTCGCCTCGCCGACTCCACCGCTCGCGCCGATTCCGTCGTCGCCCGCCGGGACACCGTGCGGCCGAAGCCGGTCGTCGCCCCCACCGTGGGGCGACTGTCGATTGCCGCCCCAGGCACCGCCCGAGTCAGCGTGAATGGCCAAGCAGTGAGCGACGGCGCGTGGCGAAACGATTCGCTCAAGCCGGGCGAGTACACGGTCAGCGCCTCGATCCCCGCCAGCAGCGGGTGCGACTGGGCCACCGTCGAGGAGAAGGTGCGAGTGCGCGCCGGGGGCTCGCACGCGCTCACGTTGTCCCCCCGTCCCTGCGGCACGATCACGATCAACATGCTCAACGTCGCCAACGGCGCGAGATTCTCCGTGGTGTCGACCGACGGCGGGGTCAAGGTCGAAGGGGCGCTCCCGCGTGACGGCGGGATCGTCGTCCCCACCGGCGAGTATCGCGTGACGGCCCAGCAGCCGCTCTGCGCCCCCTACTCCAACGAGAGCGTCACCGTCGTCGCCGACCGCGCCACTCGCCTCACCTTCCGCGTCATCTGCGAGCGCGGATAG
- a CDS encoding rod shape-determining protein → MRWPSLSAGKLFPANAIAVDLGTANTLVYVKGEGIVLNEPSVVAIDRETKRVKGVGLEAKRMLGRTPDGIIAVRPMKDGVIADFDVTEKMLRYFLELIIKNRMFKIKPRVIVCVPSGITEVERRAVRDSALGAGAKEVFMVAEPMAAAIGVGLPIETPTGNMVIDIGGGTTEIAVIALSGIVSDTSIRTAGDELDTAIVQFMRKNYNLLIGEPTAEQIKITIGSAAPVGDEREMDVKGRDLVSGIPKTVRVHSSEIREAIQEPIQQIVDAVRRALEITPPELSSDIVDRGIVMTGGGALIRGLDVVLSQETGLPIHVDEDPLTCVVRGVGRILDDEEKYWSVLSS, encoded by the coding sequence ATGCGTTGGCCCTCCCTCTCGGCGGGTAAGCTTTTCCCCGCCAATGCAATTGCCGTTGACCTTGGCACGGCGAACACGCTGGTGTACGTCAAGGGTGAAGGGATCGTCCTGAACGAGCCCTCGGTGGTCGCGATCGACCGCGAGACCAAGCGGGTCAAGGGCGTGGGGTTGGAGGCCAAGCGCATGCTCGGGCGCACGCCGGACGGGATCATCGCCGTCCGGCCGATGAAGGACGGCGTGATCGCCGACTTCGACGTGACCGAGAAGATGCTCCGGTATTTCCTGGAGCTGATCATCAAGAACCGGATGTTCAAGATCAAGCCGCGCGTCATCGTGTGCGTCCCGTCGGGGATCACCGAGGTCGAGCGGCGTGCCGTGCGCGATTCCGCGTTAGGCGCCGGGGCCAAGGAAGTCTTCATGGTCGCGGAGCCGATGGCGGCCGCGATCGGGGTCGGGCTCCCGATCGAGACGCCGACGGGGAACATGGTGATCGACATCGGCGGCGGGACGACCGAGATCGCCGTCATCGCGCTCAGCGGCATCGTGAGCGATACGTCGATTCGCACGGCGGGCGATGAACTCGACACGGCCATCGTGCAATTCATGCGCAAGAACTACAATCTCCTGATCGGCGAACCGACGGCGGAGCAGATCAAGATCACGATCGGCTCGGCGGCCCCCGTGGGGGATGAGCGCGAGATGGACGTGAAGGGGCGCGACCTGGTCAGCGGGATCCCGAAGACGGTGCGGGTGCACTCGTCGGAGATCCGCGAGGCGATCCAGGAGCCGATCCAGCAGATCGTCGACGCGGTGCGTCGTGCGCTGGAAATCACTCCGCCCGAGCTCTCGAGCGACATCGTCGACCGCGGCATCGTGATGACCGGGGGCGGGGCGCTGATCCGCGGGCTCGACGTCGTCCTGAGCCAGGAAACGGGGCTCCCGATCCACGTCGACGAGGACCCGCTGACCTGCGTGGTGCGCGGCGTGGGCCGCATCCTCGACGACGAGGAGAAGTACTGGTCGGTCCTTTCGTCGTAG
- the mreD gene encoding rod shape-determining protein MreD, with the protein MQRGIRTALLFVALVAAHYFLRPLLGWRVSMDFLVIAVLLVAVRVRPGVAALIGFTLGLIGDSLAPATFGAGALAMSIVGFSASWLKAVFFSDNVFLHAFFFFVGKWAFDVLFVVAGRQGGVYDMATQMVLWSPLAAALTAVTGVLVLLLFRGMLEAPSS; encoded by the coding sequence ATGCAGCGCGGCATTCGCACCGCTCTCCTGTTCGTCGCGCTCGTCGCGGCCCACTACTTCCTGCGGCCGTTGCTCGGATGGCGCGTGTCGATGGACTTCCTCGTCATCGCCGTGCTCCTGGTGGCGGTGCGCGTTCGCCCCGGAGTGGCGGCGCTCATCGGCTTCACGCTCGGCCTCATCGGCGACTCGCTCGCGCCGGCGACGTTCGGGGCTGGCGCGCTGGCGATGTCGATCGTGGGCTTCAGCGCCTCATGGCTCAAGGCGGTCTTCTTCTCCGATAACGTCTTCCTGCACGCCTTCTTCTTCTTCGTGGGGAAGTGGGCCTTCGACGTGCTGTTCGTGGTGGCCGGTCGACAGGGCGGGGTGTATGACATGGCGACCCAGATGGTCCTCTGGTCGCCACTGGCGGCGGCGTTGACGGCGGTGACCGGGGTGCTCGTCCTGCTCCTGTTCCGCGGGATGCTCGAGGCGCCGTCGTCATGA
- a CDS encoding rod shape-determining protein MreC, which translates to MARAARSGSRADTALVATCALLALLATVLPLPIRDAIASSLRRTLVAPLLALQERAERARTAFAERDAVAARLDSLVLRNAELGKMAQENVQLRGLLSLARQLQWGFVPAEALHGQGLGDEHVLLLTKGENAGVRMRSGVVAPDGLVGQVTTVDPRSSLAILWTHPDFRASAMSADGSAFGIVRPHLGEESGRSLLELRGVAFRDALEPGTLITTSGLGGVYPRGIPIGIVLKDIKTNEVWSRAYLLRPAVYPPDVSNVMILSPQRVAEGAMDSVWIDVSRAEGAARRLAASGDSLARLQAAASAFRQRQMDSLKAVLGIPTAGDSAASDSLSPRPDTLAARGDSVRATGRPAAGGAGTAAGRVPRRDSTLRRR; encoded by the coding sequence ATGGCTCGCGCTGCGCGCTCGGGCTCGCGCGCGGACACCGCGCTCGTGGCGACGTGCGCCCTCCTGGCGCTGTTGGCCACCGTGCTGCCGCTCCCCATCCGCGACGCCATTGCGTCGTCGCTCCGGCGCACGCTGGTGGCGCCGCTGCTCGCCCTGCAGGAACGGGCGGAGCGCGCGCGCACCGCCTTTGCCGAGCGCGATGCGGTGGCCGCGCGACTGGACTCCCTCGTGCTGCGCAACGCCGAGTTGGGGAAGATGGCGCAGGAGAACGTGCAGCTGCGTGGACTCCTCTCGCTCGCCCGACAGCTGCAGTGGGGCTTTGTCCCCGCCGAGGCGCTGCACGGACAGGGGCTCGGCGACGAGCACGTCCTCCTCCTCACCAAGGGCGAGAACGCGGGGGTGCGCATGCGGAGCGGGGTCGTTGCGCCTGACGGTTTGGTCGGGCAGGTCACGACCGTCGATCCGCGCTCGAGCCTGGCGATCCTCTGGACCCATCCCGACTTTCGCGCCAGCGCGATGTCGGCCGATGGCAGCGCCTTCGGCATCGTGCGTCCGCACCTGGGCGAGGAGTCGGGGCGCTCGCTCCTCGAGCTGCGCGGCGTGGCCTTTCGCGATGCCCTCGAGCCCGGGACGCTGATCACCACGTCGGGGCTTGGTGGGGTGTACCCACGCGGGATCCCGATCGGGATCGTGCTCAAGGACATCAAGACGAACGAGGTCTGGTCGCGCGCGTACCTCCTCCGCCCCGCGGTGTACCCGCCCGATGTCAGCAACGTGATGATCCTGTCGCCGCAACGCGTCGCCGAGGGGGCGATGGACAGCGTCTGGATCGACGTGAGCCGTGCGGAAGGGGCTGCACGCCGGTTGGCCGCGTCGGGCGATTCGCTGGCGCGCCTGCAGGCCGCCGCGTCCGCATTCCGGCAGCGACAGATGGATTCGCTCAAGGCGGTGCTCGGAATCCCCACGGCGGGGGACAGCGCGGCCAGCGATTCGCTCTCGCCGCGCCCTGACACCCTGGCCGCTCGTGGCGACAGCGTGCGTGCGACCGGTCGTCCGGCCGCTGGCGGTGCGGGGACCGCGGCCGGTCGCGTACCACGTCGCGACTCCACCCTGAGGCGTCGCTGA
- the ald gene encoding alanine dehydrogenase: MLIGVPKEIKTNENRIALVPAGAEALVAAGHQVFIEKGAGEGSGFDDSDYTGVGAQIAPDAATTWAKAEMIMKVKEPIEREWPHMKKGQTIFTYFHFAADEKLTKAHLDSGATCIAYETVELPSRELPLLTPMSEVAGRMAVQEGAKYLEKLYGGRGVLLGGVPGVAPAKVVILGGGIVGINAAKMAAGMGAKVVILDISLERLRYLSDVMPANVQLIHSNRHNVLEQISTADLVVGGVLIPGAKAPKLIRKDDLKRMRPGSVIVDVAIDQGGCVETIHATTHENPTYVVDGVIHYGVANMPGGVPRTSTLALTNATLPYALQLANKGWKQALRDNGALLKGLNVTEGKVTYAGVAEAFGMAFHEPAQFIA; this comes from the coding sequence ATGCTCATTGGCGTTCCGAAGGAAATCAAGACGAACGAGAACCGCATTGCCCTCGTCCCCGCCGGCGCCGAAGCGCTGGTCGCGGCCGGGCACCAGGTGTTCATCGAGAAGGGGGCCGGCGAAGGGAGCGGCTTCGACGACAGCGACTACACGGGCGTCGGCGCCCAGATCGCCCCGGACGCGGCCACCACGTGGGCCAAGGCCGAGATGATCATGAAGGTGAAGGAGCCGATCGAGCGCGAGTGGCCCCACATGAAGAAGGGGCAGACCATCTTCACGTACTTCCACTTTGCGGCTGACGAGAAGCTCACCAAGGCGCACCTCGACTCCGGCGCGACCTGCATCGCGTACGAGACCGTCGAGCTCCCGAGTCGCGAGCTCCCGCTCCTCACGCCGATGTCCGAAGTGGCCGGGCGCATGGCGGTGCAGGAAGGGGCCAAGTACCTCGAGAAGCTCTACGGCGGGCGCGGCGTCCTTCTGGGCGGCGTCCCGGGCGTGGCGCCGGCCAAGGTCGTGATCCTCGGCGGGGGCATCGTCGGCATCAACGCCGCGAAGATGGCGGCGGGGATGGGGGCCAAGGTCGTGATCCTCGACATCTCGCTCGAGCGCCTGCGCTACCTGTCGGACGTGATGCCCGCCAACGTGCAGCTCATCCACTCGAACCGGCACAACGTGCTCGAGCAGATCTCGACGGCCGACCTCGTGGTTGGTGGCGTCCTGATCCCCGGCGCCAAGGCGCCCAAGCTCATCCGCAAGGACGACCTCAAGCGCATGCGTCCCGGGTCGGTCATCGTGGACGTGGCGATCGACCAGGGCGGGTGCGTGGAGACGATCCACGCCACGACGCACGAGAACCCGACCTACGTCGTGGACGGCGTGATTCACTATGGCGTGGCCAACATGCCCGGGGGCGTTCCGCGCACCTCGACGCTGGCGCTGACCAATGCCACGCTCCCGTACGCGCTCCAGCTCGCGAACAAGGGGTGGAAGCAGGCCCTGCGAGACAACGGCGCCCTGCTCAAGGGGTTGAACGTGACCGAGGGGAAGGTCACCTACGCCGGGGTCGCCGAGGCGTTCGGAATGGCGTTCCACGAGCCGGCGCAGTTCATCGCCTGA